The window acatacaagaataaagcagggaatgcatgaatgagtggaacaacaaatccataatactctctaaaatcaagtaaaacaatttttttaaatcttgctcTGAAAAAGGTCCTGAAAAGAGAGCTTCGTACCCTCTGTATCTAATAAATTTAAAGGTAATCTGTGTGCAAACCCAGCATTTTCCATTCTGTGTACAAATTTTCCCATGGCCCACAGTTAGCCTGCTCCTGTGGTGGCCCTGAGATCTAGAAATGAATcagacacagtccctgccctcaatGACTTTATAGTAGTAATGTATGCTTGCCATTTTCCAGGAACTCtctacttttttcctttattttttgaatttattgattttagagaggtaaGAAGAGAGAGgtacattggtctgttcctgtatatgccctgatcagggatcaaaccagtaatctctgtgcttcaggacaactatctgaccaaccaaactatccaatCAGGGCTAACTGTAAAATActctcaagccctggctggagagctccaTTGTTTGGAACATTGCCCCGAAGcgtagaggttgccggttcgatccccgatccccggtcagggcatatacgggAACAATCCAATgtgcatgtctctctctctccctctctccttctctccctctctccctctctcttaagatcaataaaataaacatgaaaatatatgtatatatactttcaaaTGTTATTTCTAGTCTACACTAAAGAggaaggtttatttttatttacagtggATGACACTGAGTCTGGAAGAGGTTAAATAACATAGTTGTACATCACAGCAACTGAGTGGCAAAGCTGGGATTCTAGCCATAGGCTGGGTTGCTATGGAGAAGCATAGATGGAGGGGGATAAGAGAGGAGAACACAGAAGTTCTTGGCCTGAGGAATCACCCTTTTTTTTACCACAGAGTAAGATACCAGTAATTAGAATCAGAAATTCTAGTTCCTCCCTATCCCTTTCTCTTCCAGGTGCTAATTCCACAGGCCATTCTGAGTTAACCATTTAGGACTTAGAGCTTGTGGTGAGCATTCTAGGAAGCCCAAGTGTGAATGAGGACATGCTGCCATTTCCAAAGGAGACCAGTGGGTCTGGGCCAAGCACCAGGTTATATCTGGAGAACACAGTGGGCTCTTGAAATGCAGGGGATGGAAAAGGACTCAAGAGAGGTGGGCCAGCTCTGTGAGGTTCACTGCTCTCCTCCTGGGATTGAATTACTCTCTTGCATGGTGTCTTACCATAGATTTTGTATCTACAgataaggaaaagaaggaaaagctgGAGGAAGACGAGGCTGCAGCAGCCAGCACCATGGCTGTTTCAGCCTCCCTCATGCCACCTATCTGGGACAAGACCATCCCATATGATGGCGAATCTTTCCACCTGGAGTACATGGACCTAGACGAGTTCCTGCTGGAGAATGGAATCCCCGCCAGCCCCACCCACCTGGCCCAGAACCTGCTGCTGCCTGTGGCGGAGCTGGAAGGGAAGGAGTCGGCCAGCTCTTCCACAGCATCCCCACCATCCTCTTCCACCGCCGTTTTTCAGCCCTCTGAAACCGTATCCAGCACAGGTTGGTGATGGGCCTTTGGGCAGGGCTCCCTGTCTCATCTAAGGAAGTCCACTTCCCACTAAAGACATCTTATATCCATACACCCTATGAACCccttctctggggggggggggtcctggtgGGTCTGCTGTGTGCTGAAACTCTCTGCTCCCCACCCTTCAGTACAATCTCCAAGACTGAAGAAAAAATAGTCCCATATGTTGTGGAAGCCTTTCTGTTGGTTGGCATGCTGCAGATAGGACAGGGGGCAAGAGCTTCCAGTCTGAGGCTTTGCAGGAGAGAAATTCTATTctgcattttttcctttttttttctttttaaaaaatgtttattgattttagagatacaggaagggagagagtgacaagaacattgatctgttcctatatgtgccctgaccagggatcaaactggcaacctctgtgcattgggatcatgctctaaccaagctatcccaccagggcaaTATAAGAGTTCttgtaaaaaataacaaaaatagcgATTTTACATCTGAACTTGATAATAAGTTTATCAGCATTTAAATTTCCAAAACGTTGCATAAATGCTACTGTTTTAGTTTGTTTGAATCAGGAGCCAAACAAGACTCACACGTTTCATTTAATTATGTCTCTTAAATCtcttgtaatctttttttttttttttttttttttttttttgtatttttctgaagctagagacggggagagacagtcagacagactcccgcatgcgcccgaccgggatccacccagcacgcccaccagggggcgacgctctgcccaccagggggcgatgctctgccgctaccagagccactctagtgcctggggcagaggccaaggagccatccccagcacccgggccatctttgctccaatggagccttggctgcgggaggggaagagagagacagagcggaaggagagggcgaggggtggagaagcaaatgggcgcttctcctgtgtgccctggccgggaatcgaacccgggacccctgcatgccaagccgacgctctaccactgagccaactggccagggcctctcttttttcttttttttttttttttacaatttatttgttgaagaaactaaGTCATTTATCCTGTAGAGTTTAGCACATGGCTGGATTTTTCTGTTTATAGTACCTGTAGTACCATTTACTATGCTTCTCTTCACCATGTTCTTCTGTAAACAGTTAGGTCTAGAGGCTTCAGCTGATTCCAAGAAATTTTTGTTTGAAGATAGCTCATTTTTGTGCTGGTTGGGTTGTCCTTAAAGGCTGGTTTCATGTGTGAGTAGGGGCAGAGTTGGAAATGAGCCCCCATCTCTTGTACCTTAGATCACCTAGGTGACATTtgcctttgattttgtttttacgTAAACCTTAATTAACTGTGGCATACAAAAGTGCCCATATCGTAAGAATGCAGCTTGATGAGTCTACACAAAGTGAACCCACCCATGTGACTTTAACGCAAATCAGAGTATAGAACATTATTAGTGTCCCTAAAGTGCTTTGTGACCTCACCCAGTCATTACTCTTCAGAAGTGACCACTCTTTATTTCTATCACCAAAGATTCTTTTTGTCTATAATTGACATTGTATGAATTGGATTGTATATTatgtcctcttttttgtttttaactgttaTACATTGATTACATTTATACTCACAtttataggtttctttttttttttttctttttccaagtgagaagagggtagatagagacagatttctgcatgtgccctgagtgggatccacctaacaacctccatctggggctgatgctctacccatcttgggccatgctcacaactgagctatgtgtagcacctgaagtggaggctccagggagctatcctcagcacttgggaccAATGctcttgaatcaattgagccatggctacaggagaggaaaagagagagaaagaagggagagaacggcagggtggagaagcagatggtcacttctgcgtgccctgaccgggaattgaacctgggacatccacatgccagtccagtgctctaccgctgagccaactggccagggcctcatttataGCTTTCTATAGCAAGCTGTGTAGTACGCACATAAATTATGTGGACATCAGAATCTCTTTACACTAACAACATAGATTTACAGAACATACTTAGGAAATACTGCTGAAACAGAGAAAAGCCATAATACAGGTGAAGTAAGATTTATATTGAAGAattatgcgcctgaccaggcagtggcgcagtggatagagcatcggactgggatgtggaggacccgggttcaagacctcgaggttgccagcttgagcgcaagttcatctagtttgagcaaggcttaccagcttgagcccaaggtcactggctcgagcaaggggtcactcggtctactgtagccccccggtcaaggcacgtattagaaatcaatcaatgaacatctaaggaaccgcaatgaagaattgatgtttctcatctctctcccttcctgtctgtctgtccctatctgtccctctctgtctctgccacaaaaaaaaaaaaaaaaagagagagagagaattatgcacatggcagaaataaaagaattcctcctcttaatttttaagtttcttctgtAGGAAAGACATAAGTAAGTAATGTGCATTcttttgtgtctagcttctttcCTCAACTTTGTTTATGAGAATCATCcataatttttaagtttcttctgtAGGAAAGACATAAGTAAGTAATGTGCATTcttttgtgtctagcttctttcCTCAACTTTGTTTATGAGAATCATCCATAAACCAATAAATGGTTATaccatttgacatttttattgtcaaatggtattccattgtatgacaaTACTACAGTTTATCAATTCTACAGTTGATGGATATTTTAGGTGCTGCTAGTTTGGGGTTTATATACAGCAATgccatgaacatttgtgtacatatCATCTGGTAAATATATGTGTTCATTCTAGTTGGGCATTTACCTAGGAGTAGAATGAGTAGTAGGTCATTGGACATGAATacattcagctttttttttttaaatactttattgatattacagagacaggagagaaatgggagcatggaatgggaagtaacaactcatagttgcttcatgttagttgttcattgcttgcttgctgtatgtgccttgaccagggaagcccagggtttcaaaccggcaaccttggcattccaggccaaaggtttatccactgcgccaccacaggccaggccattcagcttttttttacagagacagagagagagtcagagagagggacagacacagacaggaacagagagagatgagaagcatcaatcatcagtttttcgttgcaacaccttagttgttcattaatttctctggggctacagcagaccaagtaaccccttgctcaagccagcgaccttgggtccaagctggtgagcttttttgctcaaaccagatgagcccacgctcaacctggcgaccttggggtctcgaacctgggtcctccgcatcccagttcgatgctctatccactgtgacaccgcctggtcagtctacaTTCGGCTGTTATAGATATTAACAAATAGTGAACAACGTGGTTATAGCTGGACTCTACATTATAGGattggtttttttggtttgttttttacattatGGGATGTTtatttagcagcatccttggcttCTATCCACTGGTGCCAATAGAACTCCCTTCCaccccacaatttttttttttttttaatatttattttaattgattttagcaagaggaagggaaagagagagaaagagacaggaacttcTATCagttcctgtatgagccctgaccagggttggaaccagcaacctctgtgcttcggtacgacacttgaaccaactaagctatccagccagggcccacaattctttttttttttcttttttttttaatagtttctagATTTGGAGGGGTTTACTATGTGGGCAGTTAATTTTCTACGAaaattgacagttttatttcttcctttcaaatctttacacttttttttttttttaattttaaaatttttttatgtgccttgaccgcgggccttcagcagaccaagtaaccccttgcttgagccagtgaggttgggctcaagctggtgatctttttgctcaaaccagatgagccctcgctcaagctggcgacctcagggtctcgaacctgggtcttccgcatcccagtccgacgctctatccactgcgccaccgcctggtcaggcagggctcaCAATTCTTACATAGACAAATATCCCCTGCAGAACAAAGTCATCCCCTGTTGAGAAGTACTGCCTTATTTTATTGGGATTAAAGgtcctatattttctctttttcacctgTTCTGtcaccccctccctctcattCATTTGCTCCAACTACATTGGTCTCCTTTGCTGTTCCTTGAAAATACTAGTGCTGGCCTCTGCACATAGCAGTGTACTTGATGTTCACTCTTTCTGAAATGTTCTTCTCTCAGATAATCACATGACATCTTACACTTTGTAGGTATTTAAAACTTAGCTTGTGTAATGTCAGCCTTCCTCACTAGAATAATATTCCATGAAGGCAAGATTTTTGCTGGTTTTGTTCactactctttgtctttttttcttattttttagagaaaatagagaagagagagaaacatcgatttgttgttccacttattcatgccatcattatttgattcttgtatgtgtcctcaccagggattgaacccacaaccttggtgtgttgggatggcgctctaaccaactgagctagccggccagggccttactgcTTTGTTTTTGCCAAGACAGTACTTTgcatatagtaggtgttcaataaacctattgattgaataattattttatatgtttctatCAGTAGCATTGAACAAGTAGGCCAGAAGTctaggtgttttattttgtttttttacagagacagagagtcagagagagggacagatggggcagacagacagaaagggagagagatgagaagcatcagttcttcatagcggctccttagttgttcagtgattgctttctcatatgtgtcttgaccggggacAGGGAGGCTACAACAgaaccattgaccccttgctcaagccagcgacccttgggctcaagctagtgaccacggggtcatgtctatgatctcacacacaagccacactcaagctggtgagcccgcgctcaagctggtgaccttggggtttcaaacctgggtccttcgtgttccagtctgatgctctatccactgcaccaccatctggtcaggcccaaaagtctagggttttttttgttttgttttgttttttaattttttttttttaagacttgattcattttagagatgagagaaaaagaaaggaggaggagcaggaagcaacaacttccatatgtgccttgaccagggcaagcccaggtttcaaaccggtgacctcagtgttccaagtcgatgctttatcccagtggtccccaaccttttttgggccacgaaccggtttaatgtcagaaaatattttcatggacaggccttagagtgggacggataaatgtatcacgtgaccgagacaagcgtcaagagtgagacttagatggatgtaacagagggaatctcgtcattttttaaaaataaaacatcattcagacttaaatataaataaaacggaaataatgtaagttatttattctttctctgcggaccagtaccaaatggcccacgaaccggtaccggtccgcggcctgggggttggggaccactgctttatccactgcgccaccacaggtcaggctagtctaGGTTTTTTTAAGTACTGTAACTTATCTCTAACAGCCTTTGAATTCTGAAAGTGTCTTTAATCCAATATCCACTATAAAGAAGCAGCCAAGTAGGGCAGAGAAGAACCCtagactcaaattttattttatttatatatctatttattcattcattttttttagcgtgagaaagagacagacagataggaaggaagggagagaggaggagcatcaaatcatagttgctgcaccttagttgttcgttgattgctttctcatgtgtccagctgagctagtgaccccctgctcaagccagcaaccttgggctcaagccatcaacctcaggatttcgaacttaggtccttagtgtcccaagctgatgctctatttactgcgccactgcctggtcaggctagtttcaaATTTTAGTACAGTCATATATCTTCTGATTTGGCCCTGGGAAAACCGTGTCCTTTCTCTGAGCCTTAGCTTGTTCACCTATAAAACAAGGTTAACATTCATCTTTCAGAGTTGTCATAAGACTTAATGAGCACTGTGACTAATAGGTCTCTAAGGATTCAAAAGTGGAAGCTGTTTTATTGTTCAGTCTGTGTCCCTAACCCATTATAGCTCTTGGTTATAGTTCATGGAGAGATTTTTAACTGTTTCTCCTTACTTGAGAGATTGAAACCACAAGGAGATAGTGATTTAATGTTTTGCTTAATATCTATGGgagggaaaaatcagaaaatcctGTTTccttttgagcattttttttcctaaagggaAGGattctttctgtgtttgtgttGATTTGAATCACATATGCCGATCTGGCTCAGGGGCTGGTGCTATATGGTTTTTCTTCCCTCCAGGTGGCAGTGGCTGTGCAGCACTGAGATTCAAGCGGGTATCTGGGTGTATGACATGAGTCTTTGCCGTCCAATTGGTGCATCAGGACCACCTGCCTCTGTGTCTTTCAGAATCCTCtctggaaaaggagagggagacacCCAGTCCTATCGACCCCAACTGTGTGGAGGTAGATGTGAACTTCAATCCTGACCCTGCTGACCTGGTCCTTTCCAGTGTGCCAGGTGGGGAGCTCTTCAACCCTCGGAAGCACAAGTTTGCAGAGGAAGACCTGAAGCCCCAGCCCATGATCAAAAAAGCCAAGAAGGTCTTTGTACCCGATGAGCAGAAGGTAATCTGGTATCTGTGTAAGTGAAGGTACAGCATTGGTTCAAGAGCCAAGAGGCTGTGCTTCCTCATGTTTGATTTTGTCTGGACAATCTTCCTGTGTTGTGGACACCATTTAGAAATATATGAGTTCAGTGTATAGAATCATATCCTACAGCAGTTGGTAGAAAGAAAGGGAGTTAGGTGGCATTTGGCCTCAGCATGACTTCCTGTAGCTTCTCTGTTTCCTTACTGGCTGGTGGCTGTGTTTATGTCCTTGCTTTTCTGGCTTTAGCCCAGCCTTTGGGCAAGAGCTCACTAGGCCACAGGAACTGGGCCGAACAAGCCTTCGCTTTGAAGGACAAAAGATAGTTGTATGTTGCCATCTCCAGGGATGAGAAAACAACTTTCAAGCTAATGGTTTTATAGGAGTTggagtggggaaggagaggaggatttTGCAGTTTTCCATCCTTTCCTGTGGAAAACTCACAGGAAGGACCTTCCATTTAAGCTTTGGAGTTAGGTAGAGCTGGGTCTAGaccctactttttttttagattttacttactcatttttagagagagagagagagagagaacaaggggaagaataggaagcatcaactcccatatttaccttgaccaggcaagcctagggttttgaactggcgacctcagcattccaggtagatgctttatcctctgtgccaccacaggtcaggcccagacccCATTTAGCCATGTAAAACTAGCTGGGCCTCGggttccttatttgtaaaatgggaataactgTACCTGCCTCTCAGGAGGTTTCTGAAGCTTTCACAATAATGGCAATGAAAATGGTAAACCTTTATGTGGTCCTTAGTATTGTTAGCACCttgtatattaactcatttaatcctcaaacaaCTCTATGAGGTAGTTGTTATTTTCACTGAAAAGATGAGGTCCTGAGACATTGAAGGGTTAAGGAACATACACAATTCCACTGCTTGTCAGGGccagagccaagatttgaactcGGGACAGGACCTTAGCCATAACCAGAATGACATAGGGCAGCATGGTGTAGACAGTGCTTTATTTTGGAGCAGCACAGAGCAGGCTCCCAGTAAATGGAgtcctcttcttccctctacTACTTCCTACCAAGGGGCTGTGTTTCTCCTCCTGGGGAAAGGGCAGGGCTCCTTGTTGCCCTTGGCATATACATTTCCTTCCCTGGGTCCCAGCTTTCATTCTGGCTGCACAAGATGAGTGATATGAGGAATCTGGGGTGTGGAGTGCTGGCTGGAGGAAAAAGGTTGGGTTCCCTTGTGGGGAAAGTGGAGAGACCAACAGAGGACACTTCCCCACAGGATGAAAAGTACTGGACGAGGCGCAAGAAGAATAATGTGGCAGCCAAACGGTCCCGGGATGCCCGGCGCCTGAAGGAGAACCAGATCACCATCCGGGCGGCTTTCCTGGAAAAGGAGAACATGGCCCTGCGGACGGAGGTGGCTGAGCTACGCAAGGAGGTGGGCAAGTGCAAGACCATCGTGTCCAAGTATGAGACCAAGTACGGGCCCTTGTAACCTGTGCCCACGCCCAGGCTGTGCTGCCTGCACCTCAGCCCTCTGCCTGGGGGCTCTCTGAAACCCCACCCACGTGTGGAGACTTATGACTCGTCATGGGCAAATGGCCACGCACCTGCTCCAGGAGCAGTCACGTTCAAGCTTCATTATCACATGGCCAGAGCACGTGGCGACTTCCCTGGGGGGCCAGCCTCCTTACTGGCAGGGCCGTGAGAGAATCAATGTAGATGGGTGCATCAGCCTTAGTTTCTATTCTTGGATGTCCCAGTTGAATCGGAAGGGGACCTCTGGAGTACAGATCTCCTTTCCCAAGGCGCTCAAGCTGCCCTGACTTCCTCAGCCTCCAACCTGGGCCATGGAGGCCCATCTCCACAGAATGAGTCCATTGTTGTCGCACTTATGTCTTCTCAGGTAGTGGGGTGTGTTTCCAGATGGGCTGCGTCTGTGGTCCACCTTACCTTCCCCAGAAAGTCTGAGAGGATACATCATTACCATCTTCCTGAGGTAGAAAGACACACCAGCTCCTCAGCAGTGTCTGCATCGGCATCAGGCCGCCAGAGCAGGGTCTTTGCACAGCCTGGGATAGGGTTTTGGTCTGGGGCCTGCAGCAAAAGTTCACCCGACCATTCTTAGCTTCCACACCCCTTTACTCTTGTGGCTCTGAGGCCTGGAAGCCAGGGAGGAGGTGCTGGCAATCAGCTCTCTCTGTGTTTTGTCTGCTGTGAAGGAGAGACTCCCTGGTCGGCCGGTCTCTGGGCTCAGATCACAGGGTAGAGGGCAGCCTTTGTATCTCTTCTTTTCCAGGTGACTTGTGGACATCATCTGCATCTCGTTTGTCCCACTAGACTGGGCCACTAGGCTTGTTCCTTTCCACCCAGTGACCAATCTCAAATCTTGgatttaaaaggaaaactccccttATCTAGGAAGGTTAACTTCCTGGAGGTAGGTAGGATGCACCTTTGTTCAGAAGGTAGTGTTCAGAAAAGGGCCTCCACAGCTCCTGACACTGGGAGGGAGCTGAGGCATGTGTCTCTCTTTTGTCTTGCTCTGCTCTCTGATATTGGCCAGGCCAGAGGAAAGCAGAAGAGGACTTCCCCATTCTTGCTTCAGGATTCCTCCCTTGTGTAAGCTGCCTAGAGGATACCTGCTGGGCATGGCACCTGGCCAGGGGTCACCAGGATCACAGCACAACTCATGGAATAGCAGGTTCTTGGGACATTTACATGCTGGAGTTCCTCAGTCTGGGTCCCTGAAAATGTGGGCCACCCACATAGCCATGATATGTGGAGGGATTCTTGCAGCTGTGGCTTCACTGCCTCACAGCTGCTCTTCCTTGTCCAGTGGGACTCATTCTTTTGCTCTGCTTGGGAGATTGAGGAAATCCGTGGAACTCTCTGCTCACTGGTCAACTGAGGAACCTGCAGATGGGCGTATTTATTGGCTGAGGGCCAGGCAGCTTGTGGTTAAGAGGGGTCAGAGGTAATAGGCACCATTTGTCATGCTTACCACTGGCTTTAAAGTGGTAGCTCCAAGGCCTGGGCTCTGACCCCTAAAGAGTTTTTATAACACATTAAGACCTGGGAAAGTCATCCACTGTCCGTGGACTGCACCCAGGGGAATGCCACGGCCCTCTAGATACCTGCACACTGGCCTCTCTGGGGGATTTGACAAGGGTGCCTGAGGCCAAGGGAGGTCACCGCCTCCCTCCAGGCCCCTGACTTTTACTTTGTGGTTCTATAAAAACCATGTTCACACTTTTCACTCTATTGTAACCACAACAGGGCAGTTGCATCCAGCATGTCAGTGTCCTGCCCTGGGCAGCTCGCCCGCCCGGGCACTCTCCCTCTGGTCTGGCTACCCACCAAAAGGGCAGTTCTCATTTTGTTACTGGTAGAAGAGCCTCCAGCTTAAAAGCTCTTCATTTTCTTTGGCCTGAAAGTATatggtttgtgtttttttagtttttttttttaaaggatggaGACTTAATCTCTGAATGGCATCTATGTTCTGACCCCAGCAGGTGGGATAATGGCCTGACACTCATCTTTGTCCCACCTTCTGCCTGTTCAgtgccctcccctcttctctccaggCACTGGGTGTCTGGTTCCTTCCCAAAGTACTTACTGGGAAAGAATGTGGTTGCTGGCCTCTTCTAGAAGAGGCTGTTTGAGTCAGGAGCCTAGAAGGGACAGGAATGAGAAGTCCATGGAGGTTGATGTGTTGGGGAAAAGGAGTGCTCAGGGAAGTGTGTCTCCTTCCCAGGCCCAAGAATTGAGTCTTTGCAGAAGAGGTTTGATACCTGCTAGTTTCCATCATGGAACTAGGGGAGTCTCCGTGACCCCTCCCCATCTAGGGGCTGACAGTCAAAGACTGTGGCTCCTGTGCTCAAATCTTCGACATCTAAAAAGCACTGGAGGCCAGAGAAGCCAATGTAATGACTTTACATGGGTTTGTGATGGGGCGGGAAACACCATCCCTTCCGAAGCCTCCTGTCTTCAGTTTCTTGGCAGCCTCATTGCAACCTCAGGACAGACAAATCATGAATGAGCTAGAATATTGCaagaatatacatataataaatgtatatttagatacagaaatatatatatttagagaaagaGCTTTCACGGTGGCCAGCAGCCTTGTGGAGGACCTGGGTAACTCTTACCCTTAGCCAAAAGGGAGAGGTTTGCCTGGATCCTGAGGTTGGAGAAGCACTGAGCAGTGAATCTTGCCTGGGTGTGCTGTGGCCCTGGATGGGCAACTCCTGCAGTCCTCCAGCCTGCAGCAGTTTGGCAGACATGGGAGCCATCAGAGGAGGGTCCCTTTGTGCTGGGCAGCTCACCATCTAGGGCCCTGGGAGCTCTGCCTCACATAACACAAATGGTCAAAAGCCCTTGGTTTTCGTGGCAAAGCCCCACCCCAGAGCTCCTTTAACATCTATTAATTAAGTGCAataaatttttctagaaaatggCAAAGATGACTTCCAGGTGGAT is drawn from Saccopteryx leptura isolate mSacLep1 chromosome 1, mSacLep1_pri_phased_curated, whole genome shotgun sequence and contains these coding sequences:
- the TEF gene encoding thyrotroph embryonic factor isoform X4, with protein sequence MKRKAKVKPLVEGKELPRKKAYDTNSCRRQSDKEKKEKLEEDEAAAASTMAVSASLMPPIWDKTIPYDGESFHLEYMDLDEFLLENGIPASPTHLAQNLLLPVAELEGKESASSSTASPPSSSTAVFQPSETVSSTESSLEKERETPSPIDPNCVEVDVNFNPDPADLVLSSVPGGELFNPRKHKFAEEDLKPQPMIKKAKKVFVPDEQKDEKYWTRRKKNNVAAKRSRDARRLKENQITIRAAFLEKENMALRTEVAELRKEVGKCKTIVSKYETKYGPL
- the TEF gene encoding thyrotroph embryonic factor isoform X2, giving the protein MSDAGGGKKPPVEPQAGPGPGPGRAAGERGLQGSFPLVLKKLMENPPREARPDKEKKEKLEEDEAAAASTMAVSASLMPPIWDKTIPYDGESFHLEYMDLDEFLLENGIPASPTHLAQNLLLPVAELEGKESASSSTASPPSSSTAVFQPSETVSSTESSLEKERETPSPIDPNCVEVDVNFNPDPADLVLSSVPGGELFNPRKHKFAEEDLKPQPMIKKAKKVFVPDEQKDEKYWTRRKKNNVAAKRSRDARRLKENQITIRAAFLEKENMALRTEVAELRKEVGKCKTIVSKYETKYGPL
- the TEF gene encoding thyrotroph embryonic factor isoform X1, yielding MKRKAKVKPLVEGKELPRKKAYDTNSCRRQSGDPGGRGGAPGVAPHLAPHVSHIFRQPNQSRPERLLPSSSQDKEKKEKLEEDEAAAASTMAVSASLMPPIWDKTIPYDGESFHLEYMDLDEFLLENGIPASPTHLAQNLLLPVAELEGKESASSSTASPPSSSTAVFQPSETVSSTESSLEKERETPSPIDPNCVEVDVNFNPDPADLVLSSVPGGELFNPRKHKFAEEDLKPQPMIKKAKKVFVPDEQKDEKYWTRRKKNNVAAKRSRDARRLKENQITIRAAFLEKENMALRTEVAELRKEVGKCKTIVSKYETKYGPL
- the TEF gene encoding thyrotroph embryonic factor isoform X3 — protein: MSSCDRTGVAPAMDMPEVLKSLLEHSLPWPEKKTDKEKKEKLEEDEAAAASTMAVSASLMPPIWDKTIPYDGESFHLEYMDLDEFLLENGIPASPTHLAQNLLLPVAELEGKESASSSTASPPSSSTAVFQPSETVSSTESSLEKERETPSPIDPNCVEVDVNFNPDPADLVLSSVPGGELFNPRKHKFAEEDLKPQPMIKKAKKVFVPDEQKDEKYWTRRKKNNVAAKRSRDARRLKENQITIRAAFLEKENMALRTEVAELRKEVGKCKTIVSKYETKYGPL